The following coding sequences lie in one Monomorium pharaonis isolate MP-MQ-018 chromosome 1, ASM1337386v2, whole genome shotgun sequence genomic window:
- the LOC105837171 gene encoding protein tincar isoform X4 produces the protein MSMTGSLMGYENNNDVNQAKCKKPLKPLPVVSSISSGGVTTSTGKSKRVRRSTRKESCIRGHVNSLWSVWYGILAVAFQAYIAMRYARRFAAYLSLPWPADAPPPKIELYACLVLAGTGVVLLPVLLGAAFLKLGNLANDGIKLGRHLSACSRDPPSSLLTNNPDNSLVNNLWRHGGPTAAFVHLCTAMCFLLPSLLMEARLIHAGFLPKDAIWRTDLDWMVIHRDRLVLLSFMNPIGNLSTMTGSVTPQPFVTLEEGINENVDELTTSMPSLTNMALSVETSIEATTRFSTILHPIVTDSSLSHTTSISSTIPGKSTTNTEAISTTSKTTLLSKNNTVRRPTTRPIIRNYSSKGRSKAKNLTRISTTAKPVRAVGGNMTAQSMSLTMNSLADLDHPENMNLELQTAESYGPTTLEYLNYAAALGVYSVRYPAVFWSCNKALGTIFSLQLVVNSAQSLLAYAGMSVLYKVQVVGALKVLPHLRHRTVPTTSTISTIFGDSYFLLDPPVTLVLFALLSFLVLCSSMVMYFYAHGRFTAFLNQERERRVILLKDGREGNSWVYLPHCASFVVFLAIVICGAPLLYDFTVVYRGSLDGAILACIIGMILHLFLWLLLWIFLTIKQRWTFKLRVTIGRAAVRSARSVKLVTDVDLLSARDDDDSINAPLLVVGNGRTYTIADTSPKRAIMSVIQKAAMERKARSQGGNVDGVDGESTADGDEQIYWLRPKLRPSPTQSPSDTGSAPTSDKGWLNKKLKHKVTFNDLPSTSGSRNKGKARRGVADGGPDDDGDYATLRELPLITSMDLADDSTSEENKWQRWPISHRDGIPKFRNMNGGQTPRCLRRADSGMPHDELTPRSDSSNSPPLDAVGSGGGAGSVTGHSNTSSNSETSSGVHSNASNGSNTSHSSSQRRATSVDDLTGEAREEPREQWRSCSLQRGTQPPTANMTFSPPNSRPGTSQSFSSPQYVNHVPPYSNASNEIGTGCPAVILENPSEATVVIRRKLSRTKATDPLNPNEEPFGRSTNMRMTSFTESNDIRIQASSATLPHYPTQPIVTYPHCSTMPLPHASHSVAAANMSGGSTGSCGSVPRHTFVPQVQTTMPAHTTLPSHHNGVRLLHANAVGPSNPFVKRFPPVQLHTQPWALQGHHTFPQMPQSNNKLTVTAQIRQSDRDSANFSMASSGDSDTCLPH, from the exons ATGTCGATGACTGGGAGTTTAATGGGATACGAAAACAATAACGATGTGAACCAGGCCAAATGTAAAAAGCCGTTGAAGCCGCTGCCAGTTGTGTCGAGCATAAGCTCGGGTGGGGTTACCACGAGCACGGGCAAGTCGAAGAGGGTACGAAGATCTACGAGGAAAGAATCATGTATACGCGGTCATGTGAACAGCCTCTGGTCCGTTTGGTACGGCATCCTGGCTGTCGCTTTTCAAGCGTACATAGCAATGAGATACGCCAGACGATTCGCCG CTTACCTATCATTACCATGGCCAGCGGACGCACCACCTCCTAAAATCGAATTGTACGCCTGCTTGGTGCTAGCTGGCACCGGGGTCGTTCTACTGCCGGTGCTACTTGGTGCGGCATTCTTAAAGCTCGGCAATCTCGCGAACGACGGAATAAAACTAGGCCGACATTTGAGCGCTTGTTCGCGCGACCCACCATCCTCGCTTCTCACTAATAATCCCGATAACA GTCTGGTGAATAATTTATGGAGACATGGTGGCCCTACGGCAGCCTTCGTGCATCTCTGCACGGCCATGTGCTTCCTCCTACCCTCTCTGCTCATGGAAGCGAGGCTAATACACGCTGGATTTCTGCCAAAAG atGCTATATGGCGAACCGATCTAGATTGGATGGTGATACATCGCGATCGCTTGGTACTGCTAAGCTTCATGAACCCAATCGGGAACTTGAGTACCATGACTGGTTCAGTAACTCCTCAACCTTTCGTAACCCTGGAGGAAGGCATTAACGAGAACGTCGATGAACTTACCACCTCGATGCCTAGTTTAACAAACATGGCGCTTTCTGTCGAAACCAGTATCGAAGCAACCACTAGGTTTTCGACCATTCTCCATCCGATCGTCACAGATTCATCTTTATCCCACACTACTTCGATCTCTAGTACGATTCCCGGCAAGTCTACGACGAACACCGAAGCAATTTCAACAACTTCGAAAACGACATTGCTCTCGAAAAATAACACCGTGAGACGTCCAACCACGAGACCTATTATCAGGAACTACAGTTCAAAGGGCAGATCGAAGGCGAAAAATCTCACGAGGATATCCACCACGGCGAAACCTGTCAGAGCTGTTGGTGGAAACATGACGGCCCAGAGTATGTCGTTAACAATGAATAGTTTAGCTGATCTTGATCATCCCGAAAACATGAATCTAGAACTTCAAACAG CCGAGTCATACGGTCCGACTACGCTGGAATATCTAAATTACGCTGCCGCGCTTGGGGTTTACTCGGTAAGATATCCCGCCGTCTTCTGGTCGTGCAACAAAGCATTGGGTACGATTTTCAGTCTGCAGCTGGTCGTAAATTCAGCGCAGAGTCTACTGGCTTACGCTGGAATGTCCGTCCTTTACAAG GTCCAGGTAGTGGGTGCTTTGAAGGTCCTGCCGCATCTTCGGCATCGCACCGTGCCAACAACCAGTACaatttcgacaatatttgGCGACTCCTACTTTCTACTAGATCCTCCCGTAACTCTTGTACTTTTCGCTCTGTTGTCCTTTCTAGTGCTCTGCTCCAGCATGGTTATGTACTTCTATGCTCATGGCAG GTTCACGGCGTTCTTGAATCAGGAGCGTGAACGTCGCGTGATCCTGTTGAAGGATGGCCGTGAAGGCAACAGTTGGGTCTATCTGCCGCATTGCGCTTCGTTCGTCGTCTTCCTGGCGATCGTGATATGTGGTGCGCCGTTGCTCTACGACTTCACGGTGGTGTATCGCGGTAGCCTGGATGGCGCCATCCTCGCCTGCATCATCGGCATGATCCTGCATCTTTTCCTCTGGCTGCTGCTCTGGATATTCCTTACCATCAAGCAACGATGGACATTCAAACTGCGCGTGACCATCGGACGGGCCGCTGTGAGATCCGCGAGGTCGGTCAAACTCGTGACCGACGTCGACTTGCTCTCGGCGAGGGACGACGATGACAGCATCAACGCACCTTTGCTCGTCGTCGGTAACGGCAGGACTTACACCATCGCCGACACTTCGCCAAAGAGGGCCATCATGAGCGTAATACAGAAGGCCGCTATGGAGAGAAAAGCCCGATCACAAG GTGGAAACGTCGATGGAGTCGACGGCGAATCGACGGCTGACGGTGATGAACAGATCTACTGGCTTAGGCCGAAATTACGTCCCTCGCCTACACAATCCCCGAGCGACACCGGCAGTGCACCGACGTCCGACAAGGGTTGGCTGAACAAGAAGCTCAAGCATAAGGTCACCTTTAACGACCTGCCTAGTACGTCAGGCTCGCG TAATAAGGGAAAAGCCAGACGAGGCGTCGCTGACGGTGGGCCTGACGATGACGGAGATTACGCCACGTTACGCGAATTACCGTTAATCACTTCCATGGACCTCGCCGATGATTCTACCTCCGAAGAAAATAAG TGGCAAAGATGGCCGATAAGTCATAGGGACGGTATACCTAAATTCAGGAAT ATGAACGGCGGACAGACACCGCGGTGCCTACGCCGTGCGGATTCGGGAATGCCGCACGATGAGCTGACACCACGCTCGGACTCTTCGAACTCGCCGCCTTTGGACGCGGTGGGCAGCGGTGGCGGTGCTGGTTCAGTGACCGGTCACAGCAACACCAGCAGCAACAGCGAGACGTCGAGCGGCGTGCACAGTAACGCGAGCAATGGCAGTAACACCAGCCATAGTAGCTCCCAGCGTCGGGCGACCAGCGTAGACGACCTGACTGGAGAAGCACGCGAAGAACCGCGTGAGCAGTGGCGCAGCTGCTCCCTGCAACGTGGCACGCAGCCACCCACAGCGAACATGACCTTCTCGCCGCCCAACAGTCGTCCCGGCACCAGTCAATCCTTTTCCTCGCCACAATACGTGAACCACGTGCCGCCATATAGCAACGCCAGTAATGAGATCGGCACCGGCTGTCCAGCGGTTATCTTGGAGAACCCGAGCGAGGCGACGGTTGTGATCCGCCGCAAGCTTTCGAGAACGAAAGCCACAGATCCGTTGAACCCGAACGAGGAACCATTCGGCCGATCTACCAACATGAGGATGACCTCCTTCACCGAGAGCAACGACATCCGTATTCAGGCCTCTTCGGCGACACTGCCGCATTATCCCACGCAGCCTATCGTCACCTATCCTCACTGCTCCACTATGCCGCTGCCGCACGCTTCTCACAGTGTAGCCGCAGCGAACATGAGCGGCGGCTCTACCGGCAGCTGCGGATCTGTGCCGAGACACACCTTTGTGCCGCAAGTTCAGACAACCATGCCGGCGCACACGACGCTCCCGTCACATCATAACGGTGTCAGGTTGCTCCACGCTAATGCTGTTGGTCCTAGCAATCCCTTTGTCAAAAGATTCCCACCGGTGCAGCTGCATACTCAACCTTGGGCCTTACAAGGCCATCACACCTTCCCACAGATGCCGCAAAGCAACAACAAGCTGACGGTTACCGCGCAGATTAGACAGAGTGATAGGGATTCCGCAAACTTCTCCATGGCTAGCAGCGGGGACTCCGACACGTGTTTGCCACATTAA
- the LOC105837171 gene encoding protein tincar isoform X1: MSMTGSLMGYENNNDVNQAKCKKPLKPLPVVSSISSGGVTTSTGKSKRVRRSTRKESCIRGHVNSLWSVWYGILAVAFQAYIAMRYARRFAAYLSLPWPADAPPPKIELYACLVLAGTGVVLLPVLLGAAFLKLGNLANDGIKLGRHLSACSRDPPSSLLTNNPDNSLVNNLWRHGGPTAAFVHLCTAMCFLLPSLLMEARLIHAGFLPKDAIWRTDLDWMVIHRDRLVLLSFMNPIGNLSTMTGSVTPQPFVTLEEGINENVDELTTSMPSLTNMALSVETSIEATTRFSTILHPIVTDSSLSHTTSISSTIPGKSTTNTEAISTTSKTTLLSKNNTVRRPTTRPIIRNYSSKGRSKAKNLTRISTTAKPVRAVGGNMTAQSMSLTMNSLADLDHPENMNLELQTAESYGPTTLEYLNYAAALGVYSVRYPAVFWSCNKALGTIFSLQLVVNSAQSLLAYAGMSVLYKVQVVGALKVLPHLRHRTVPTTSTISTIFGDSYFLLDPPVTLVLFALLSFLVLCSSMVMYFYAHGRFTAFLNQERERRVILLKDGREGNSWVYLPHCASFVVFLAIVICGAPLLYDFTVVYRGSLDGAILACIIGMILHLFLWLLLWIFLTIKQRWTFKLRVTIGRAAVRSARSVKLVTDVDLLSARDDDDSINAPLLVVGNGRTYTIADTSPKRAIMSVIQKAAMERKARSQGGNVDGVDGESTADGDEQIYWLRPKLRPSPTQSPSDTGSAPTSDKGWLNKKLKHKVTFNDLPSTSGSRNKGKARRGVADGGPDDDGDYATLRELPLITSMDLADDSTSEENKWQRWPISHRDGIPKFRNLLECVNDDQVTYYASASRDLQPSEGDPSPLLTPDPLPDPAEEPLPLPPPTPTSAPTIDIVTAPLTTSAQMNGGQTPRCLRRADSGMPHDELTPRSDSSNSPPLDAVGSGGGAGSVTGHSNTSSNSETSSGVHSNASNGSNTSHSSSQRRATSVDDLTGEAREEPREQWRSCSLQRGTQPPTANMTFSPPNSRPGTSQSFSSPQYVNHVPPYSNASNEIGTGCPAVILENPSEATVVIRRKLSRTKATDPLNPNEEPFGRSTNMRMTSFTESNDIRIQASSATLPHYPTQPIVTYPHCSTMPLPHASHSVAAANMSGGSTGSCGSVPRHTFVPQVQTTMPAHTTLPSHHNGVRLLHANAVGPSNPFVKRFPPVQLHTQPWALQGHHTFPQMPQSNNKLTVTAQIRQSDRDSANFSMASSGDSDTCLPH; encoded by the exons ATGTCGATGACTGGGAGTTTAATGGGATACGAAAACAATAACGATGTGAACCAGGCCAAATGTAAAAAGCCGTTGAAGCCGCTGCCAGTTGTGTCGAGCATAAGCTCGGGTGGGGTTACCACGAGCACGGGCAAGTCGAAGAGGGTACGAAGATCTACGAGGAAAGAATCATGTATACGCGGTCATGTGAACAGCCTCTGGTCCGTTTGGTACGGCATCCTGGCTGTCGCTTTTCAAGCGTACATAGCAATGAGATACGCCAGACGATTCGCCG CTTACCTATCATTACCATGGCCAGCGGACGCACCACCTCCTAAAATCGAATTGTACGCCTGCTTGGTGCTAGCTGGCACCGGGGTCGTTCTACTGCCGGTGCTACTTGGTGCGGCATTCTTAAAGCTCGGCAATCTCGCGAACGACGGAATAAAACTAGGCCGACATTTGAGCGCTTGTTCGCGCGACCCACCATCCTCGCTTCTCACTAATAATCCCGATAACA GTCTGGTGAATAATTTATGGAGACATGGTGGCCCTACGGCAGCCTTCGTGCATCTCTGCACGGCCATGTGCTTCCTCCTACCCTCTCTGCTCATGGAAGCGAGGCTAATACACGCTGGATTTCTGCCAAAAG atGCTATATGGCGAACCGATCTAGATTGGATGGTGATACATCGCGATCGCTTGGTACTGCTAAGCTTCATGAACCCAATCGGGAACTTGAGTACCATGACTGGTTCAGTAACTCCTCAACCTTTCGTAACCCTGGAGGAAGGCATTAACGAGAACGTCGATGAACTTACCACCTCGATGCCTAGTTTAACAAACATGGCGCTTTCTGTCGAAACCAGTATCGAAGCAACCACTAGGTTTTCGACCATTCTCCATCCGATCGTCACAGATTCATCTTTATCCCACACTACTTCGATCTCTAGTACGATTCCCGGCAAGTCTACGACGAACACCGAAGCAATTTCAACAACTTCGAAAACGACATTGCTCTCGAAAAATAACACCGTGAGACGTCCAACCACGAGACCTATTATCAGGAACTACAGTTCAAAGGGCAGATCGAAGGCGAAAAATCTCACGAGGATATCCACCACGGCGAAACCTGTCAGAGCTGTTGGTGGAAACATGACGGCCCAGAGTATGTCGTTAACAATGAATAGTTTAGCTGATCTTGATCATCCCGAAAACATGAATCTAGAACTTCAAACAG CCGAGTCATACGGTCCGACTACGCTGGAATATCTAAATTACGCTGCCGCGCTTGGGGTTTACTCGGTAAGATATCCCGCCGTCTTCTGGTCGTGCAACAAAGCATTGGGTACGATTTTCAGTCTGCAGCTGGTCGTAAATTCAGCGCAGAGTCTACTGGCTTACGCTGGAATGTCCGTCCTTTACAAG GTCCAGGTAGTGGGTGCTTTGAAGGTCCTGCCGCATCTTCGGCATCGCACCGTGCCAACAACCAGTACaatttcgacaatatttgGCGACTCCTACTTTCTACTAGATCCTCCCGTAACTCTTGTACTTTTCGCTCTGTTGTCCTTTCTAGTGCTCTGCTCCAGCATGGTTATGTACTTCTATGCTCATGGCAG GTTCACGGCGTTCTTGAATCAGGAGCGTGAACGTCGCGTGATCCTGTTGAAGGATGGCCGTGAAGGCAACAGTTGGGTCTATCTGCCGCATTGCGCTTCGTTCGTCGTCTTCCTGGCGATCGTGATATGTGGTGCGCCGTTGCTCTACGACTTCACGGTGGTGTATCGCGGTAGCCTGGATGGCGCCATCCTCGCCTGCATCATCGGCATGATCCTGCATCTTTTCCTCTGGCTGCTGCTCTGGATATTCCTTACCATCAAGCAACGATGGACATTCAAACTGCGCGTGACCATCGGACGGGCCGCTGTGAGATCCGCGAGGTCGGTCAAACTCGTGACCGACGTCGACTTGCTCTCGGCGAGGGACGACGATGACAGCATCAACGCACCTTTGCTCGTCGTCGGTAACGGCAGGACTTACACCATCGCCGACACTTCGCCAAAGAGGGCCATCATGAGCGTAATACAGAAGGCCGCTATGGAGAGAAAAGCCCGATCACAAG GTGGAAACGTCGATGGAGTCGACGGCGAATCGACGGCTGACGGTGATGAACAGATCTACTGGCTTAGGCCGAAATTACGTCCCTCGCCTACACAATCCCCGAGCGACACCGGCAGTGCACCGACGTCCGACAAGGGTTGGCTGAACAAGAAGCTCAAGCATAAGGTCACCTTTAACGACCTGCCTAGTACGTCAGGCTCGCG TAATAAGGGAAAAGCCAGACGAGGCGTCGCTGACGGTGGGCCTGACGATGACGGAGATTACGCCACGTTACGCGAATTACCGTTAATCACTTCCATGGACCTCGCCGATGATTCTACCTCCGAAGAAAATAAG TGGCAAAGATGGCCGATAAGTCATAGGGACGGTATACCTAAATTCAGGAAT TTGCTCGAGTGCGTGAACGACGATCAAGTGACTTACTACGCGAGTGCGAGTCGCGACCTACAACCGTCGGAAGGTGATCCTTCGCCTCTTCTGACTCCCGATCCCCTACCCGATCCCGCGGAAGAACCGCTTCCACTGCCACCTCCGACTCCAACATCCGCACCAACCATTGATATTGTCACGGCGCCACTAACTACAAGTGCCCAG ATGAACGGCGGACAGACACCGCGGTGCCTACGCCGTGCGGATTCGGGAATGCCGCACGATGAGCTGACACCACGCTCGGACTCTTCGAACTCGCCGCCTTTGGACGCGGTGGGCAGCGGTGGCGGTGCTGGTTCAGTGACCGGTCACAGCAACACCAGCAGCAACAGCGAGACGTCGAGCGGCGTGCACAGTAACGCGAGCAATGGCAGTAACACCAGCCATAGTAGCTCCCAGCGTCGGGCGACCAGCGTAGACGACCTGACTGGAGAAGCACGCGAAGAACCGCGTGAGCAGTGGCGCAGCTGCTCCCTGCAACGTGGCACGCAGCCACCCACAGCGAACATGACCTTCTCGCCGCCCAACAGTCGTCCCGGCACCAGTCAATCCTTTTCCTCGCCACAATACGTGAACCACGTGCCGCCATATAGCAACGCCAGTAATGAGATCGGCACCGGCTGTCCAGCGGTTATCTTGGAGAACCCGAGCGAGGCGACGGTTGTGATCCGCCGCAAGCTTTCGAGAACGAAAGCCACAGATCCGTTGAACCCGAACGAGGAACCATTCGGCCGATCTACCAACATGAGGATGACCTCCTTCACCGAGAGCAACGACATCCGTATTCAGGCCTCTTCGGCGACACTGCCGCATTATCCCACGCAGCCTATCGTCACCTATCCTCACTGCTCCACTATGCCGCTGCCGCACGCTTCTCACAGTGTAGCCGCAGCGAACATGAGCGGCGGCTCTACCGGCAGCTGCGGATCTGTGCCGAGACACACCTTTGTGCCGCAAGTTCAGACAACCATGCCGGCGCACACGACGCTCCCGTCACATCATAACGGTGTCAGGTTGCTCCACGCTAATGCTGTTGGTCCTAGCAATCCCTTTGTCAAAAGATTCCCACCGGTGCAGCTGCATACTCAACCTTGGGCCTTACAAGGCCATCACACCTTCCCACAGATGCCGCAAAGCAACAACAAGCTGACGGTTACCGCGCAGATTAGACAGAGTGATAGGGATTCCGCAAACTTCTCCATGGCTAGCAGCGGGGACTCCGACACGTGTTTGCCACATTAA
- the LOC105837171 gene encoding protein tincar isoform X2: MSMTGSLMGYENNNDVNQAKCKKPLKPLPVVSSISSGGVTTSTGKSKRVRRSTRKESCIRGHVNSLWSVWYGILAVAFQAYIAMRYARRFAAYLSLPWPADAPPPKIELYACLVLAGTGVVLLPVLLGAAFLKLGNLANDGIKLGRHLSACSRDPPSSLLTNNPDNSLVNNLWRHGGPTAAFVHLCTAMCFLLPSLLMEARLIHAGFLPKDAIWRTDLDWMVIHRDRLVLLSFMNPIGNLSTMTGSVTPQPFVTLEEGINENVDELTTSMPSLTNMALSVETSIEATTRFSTILHPIVTDSSLSHTTSISSTIPGKSTTNTEAISTTSKTTLLSKNNTVRRPTTRPIIRNYSSKGRSKAKNLTRISTTAKPVRAVGGNMTAQSMSLTMNSLADLDHPENMNLELQTAESYGPTTLEYLNYAAALGVYSVRYPAVFWSCNKALGTIFSLQLVVNSAQSLLAYAGMSVLYKVQVVGALKVLPHLRHRTVPTTSTISTIFGDSYFLLDPPVTLVLFALLSFLVLCSSMVMYFYAHGRFTAFLNQERERRVILLKDGREGNSWVYLPHCASFVVFLAIVICGAPLLYDFTVVYRGSLDGAILACIIGMILHLFLWLLLWIFLTIKQRWTFKLRVTIGRAAVRSARSVKLVTDVDLLSARDDDDSINAPLLVVGNGRTYTIADTSPKRAIMSVIQKAAMERKARSQGGNVDGVDGESTADGDEQIYWLRPKLRPSPTQSPSDTGSAPTSDKGWLNKKLKHKVTFNDLPSTSGSRNKGKARRGVADGGPDDDGDYATLRELPLITSMDLADDSTSEENKLLECVNDDQVTYYASASRDLQPSEGDPSPLLTPDPLPDPAEEPLPLPPPTPTSAPTIDIVTAPLTTSAQMNGGQTPRCLRRADSGMPHDELTPRSDSSNSPPLDAVGSGGGAGSVTGHSNTSSNSETSSGVHSNASNGSNTSHSSSQRRATSVDDLTGEAREEPREQWRSCSLQRGTQPPTANMTFSPPNSRPGTSQSFSSPQYVNHVPPYSNASNEIGTGCPAVILENPSEATVVIRRKLSRTKATDPLNPNEEPFGRSTNMRMTSFTESNDIRIQASSATLPHYPTQPIVTYPHCSTMPLPHASHSVAAANMSGGSTGSCGSVPRHTFVPQVQTTMPAHTTLPSHHNGVRLLHANAVGPSNPFVKRFPPVQLHTQPWALQGHHTFPQMPQSNNKLTVTAQIRQSDRDSANFSMASSGDSDTCLPH, from the exons ATGTCGATGACTGGGAGTTTAATGGGATACGAAAACAATAACGATGTGAACCAGGCCAAATGTAAAAAGCCGTTGAAGCCGCTGCCAGTTGTGTCGAGCATAAGCTCGGGTGGGGTTACCACGAGCACGGGCAAGTCGAAGAGGGTACGAAGATCTACGAGGAAAGAATCATGTATACGCGGTCATGTGAACAGCCTCTGGTCCGTTTGGTACGGCATCCTGGCTGTCGCTTTTCAAGCGTACATAGCAATGAGATACGCCAGACGATTCGCCG CTTACCTATCATTACCATGGCCAGCGGACGCACCACCTCCTAAAATCGAATTGTACGCCTGCTTGGTGCTAGCTGGCACCGGGGTCGTTCTACTGCCGGTGCTACTTGGTGCGGCATTCTTAAAGCTCGGCAATCTCGCGAACGACGGAATAAAACTAGGCCGACATTTGAGCGCTTGTTCGCGCGACCCACCATCCTCGCTTCTCACTAATAATCCCGATAACA GTCTGGTGAATAATTTATGGAGACATGGTGGCCCTACGGCAGCCTTCGTGCATCTCTGCACGGCCATGTGCTTCCTCCTACCCTCTCTGCTCATGGAAGCGAGGCTAATACACGCTGGATTTCTGCCAAAAG atGCTATATGGCGAACCGATCTAGATTGGATGGTGATACATCGCGATCGCTTGGTACTGCTAAGCTTCATGAACCCAATCGGGAACTTGAGTACCATGACTGGTTCAGTAACTCCTCAACCTTTCGTAACCCTGGAGGAAGGCATTAACGAGAACGTCGATGAACTTACCACCTCGATGCCTAGTTTAACAAACATGGCGCTTTCTGTCGAAACCAGTATCGAAGCAACCACTAGGTTTTCGACCATTCTCCATCCGATCGTCACAGATTCATCTTTATCCCACACTACTTCGATCTCTAGTACGATTCCCGGCAAGTCTACGACGAACACCGAAGCAATTTCAACAACTTCGAAAACGACATTGCTCTCGAAAAATAACACCGTGAGACGTCCAACCACGAGACCTATTATCAGGAACTACAGTTCAAAGGGCAGATCGAAGGCGAAAAATCTCACGAGGATATCCACCACGGCGAAACCTGTCAGAGCTGTTGGTGGAAACATGACGGCCCAGAGTATGTCGTTAACAATGAATAGTTTAGCTGATCTTGATCATCCCGAAAACATGAATCTAGAACTTCAAACAG CCGAGTCATACGGTCCGACTACGCTGGAATATCTAAATTACGCTGCCGCGCTTGGGGTTTACTCGGTAAGATATCCCGCCGTCTTCTGGTCGTGCAACAAAGCATTGGGTACGATTTTCAGTCTGCAGCTGGTCGTAAATTCAGCGCAGAGTCTACTGGCTTACGCTGGAATGTCCGTCCTTTACAAG GTCCAGGTAGTGGGTGCTTTGAAGGTCCTGCCGCATCTTCGGCATCGCACCGTGCCAACAACCAGTACaatttcgacaatatttgGCGACTCCTACTTTCTACTAGATCCTCCCGTAACTCTTGTACTTTTCGCTCTGTTGTCCTTTCTAGTGCTCTGCTCCAGCATGGTTATGTACTTCTATGCTCATGGCAG GTTCACGGCGTTCTTGAATCAGGAGCGTGAACGTCGCGTGATCCTGTTGAAGGATGGCCGTGAAGGCAACAGTTGGGTCTATCTGCCGCATTGCGCTTCGTTCGTCGTCTTCCTGGCGATCGTGATATGTGGTGCGCCGTTGCTCTACGACTTCACGGTGGTGTATCGCGGTAGCCTGGATGGCGCCATCCTCGCCTGCATCATCGGCATGATCCTGCATCTTTTCCTCTGGCTGCTGCTCTGGATATTCCTTACCATCAAGCAACGATGGACATTCAAACTGCGCGTGACCATCGGACGGGCCGCTGTGAGATCCGCGAGGTCGGTCAAACTCGTGACCGACGTCGACTTGCTCTCGGCGAGGGACGACGATGACAGCATCAACGCACCTTTGCTCGTCGTCGGTAACGGCAGGACTTACACCATCGCCGACACTTCGCCAAAGAGGGCCATCATGAGCGTAATACAGAAGGCCGCTATGGAGAGAAAAGCCCGATCACAAG GTGGAAACGTCGATGGAGTCGACGGCGAATCGACGGCTGACGGTGATGAACAGATCTACTGGCTTAGGCCGAAATTACGTCCCTCGCCTACACAATCCCCGAGCGACACCGGCAGTGCACCGACGTCCGACAAGGGTTGGCTGAACAAGAAGCTCAAGCATAAGGTCACCTTTAACGACCTGCCTAGTACGTCAGGCTCGCG TAATAAGGGAAAAGCCAGACGAGGCGTCGCTGACGGTGGGCCTGACGATGACGGAGATTACGCCACGTTACGCGAATTACCGTTAATCACTTCCATGGACCTCGCCGATGATTCTACCTCCGAAGAAAATAAG TTGCTCGAGTGCGTGAACGACGATCAAGTGACTTACTACGCGAGTGCGAGTCGCGACCTACAACCGTCGGAAGGTGATCCTTCGCCTCTTCTGACTCCCGATCCCCTACCCGATCCCGCGGAAGAACCGCTTCCACTGCCACCTCCGACTCCAACATCCGCACCAACCATTGATATTGTCACGGCGCCACTAACTACAAGTGCCCAG ATGAACGGCGGACAGACACCGCGGTGCCTACGCCGTGCGGATTCGGGAATGCCGCACGATGAGCTGACACCACGCTCGGACTCTTCGAACTCGCCGCCTTTGGACGCGGTGGGCAGCGGTGGCGGTGCTGGTTCAGTGACCGGTCACAGCAACACCAGCAGCAACAGCGAGACGTCGAGCGGCGTGCACAGTAACGCGAGCAATGGCAGTAACACCAGCCATAGTAGCTCCCAGCGTCGGGCGACCAGCGTAGACGACCTGACTGGAGAAGCACGCGAAGAACCGCGTGAGCAGTGGCGCAGCTGCTCCCTGCAACGTGGCACGCAGCCACCCACAGCGAACATGACCTTCTCGCCGCCCAACAGTCGTCCCGGCACCAGTCAATCCTTTTCCTCGCCACAATACGTGAACCACGTGCCGCCATATAGCAACGCCAGTAATGAGATCGGCACCGGCTGTCCAGCGGTTATCTTGGAGAACCCGAGCGAGGCGACGGTTGTGATCCGCCGCAAGCTTTCGAGAACGAAAGCCACAGATCCGTTGAACCCGAACGAGGAACCATTCGGCCGATCTACCAACATGAGGATGACCTCCTTCACCGAGAGCAACGACATCCGTATTCAGGCCTCTTCGGCGACACTGCCGCATTATCCCACGCAGCCTATCGTCACCTATCCTCACTGCTCCACTATGCCGCTGCCGCACGCTTCTCACAGTGTAGCCGCAGCGAACATGAGCGGCGGCTCTACCGGCAGCTGCGGATCTGTGCCGAGACACACCTTTGTGCCGCAAGTTCAGACAACCATGCCGGCGCACACGACGCTCCCGTCACATCATAACGGTGTCAGGTTGCTCCACGCTAATGCTGTTGGTCCTAGCAATCCCTTTGTCAAAAGATTCCCACCGGTGCAGCTGCATACTCAACCTTGGGCCTTACAAGGCCATCACACCTTCCCACAGATGCCGCAAAGCAACAACAAGCTGACGGTTACCGCGCAGATTAGACAGAGTGATAGGGATTCCGCAAACTTCTCCATGGCTAGCAGCGGGGACTCCGACACGTGTTTGCCACATTAA